In one Longimicrobium sp. genomic region, the following are encoded:
- a CDS encoding bifunctional ADP-heptose synthase yields the protein MERLTRARLDEILERGRGLRVAVVGDLMLDVYLVGAVSRISPEAPVPVVHVTEERTALGGAANVAANVAALGAACEVVGYVGMDAAGAQIRRELAELDGGKVHARLVERPDRPTTTKTRVVARQQQVVRFDRERDDDLPDECAAELCEHVRAAVAACDALVLEDYNKGVLVPSVIRTALDAAEAAGIPSVVDPKFRNFFAFGGATVFKPNAVELGTAMATPVRAGDDDWLENARTRSGARHLLLTLGEDGMALRSEGGSSFRIPTQAREVYDVSGAGDTVTAFLAVALAAGATIEEAAVLANLAAGIEVGKPGVATVSPDELRAMLDPQAH from the coding sequence ATGGAGCGGCTCACGCGGGCGCGGCTGGACGAGATCCTGGAGCGCGGGCGCGGCCTTCGCGTGGCGGTGGTCGGCGACCTGATGCTGGACGTGTACCTCGTAGGCGCCGTCAGCCGCATCTCGCCCGAGGCGCCGGTGCCGGTGGTGCACGTCACGGAGGAGCGGACGGCGCTGGGCGGGGCCGCCAACGTGGCCGCCAACGTGGCCGCGCTGGGCGCCGCGTGCGAGGTGGTGGGCTACGTGGGGATGGATGCCGCCGGGGCGCAGATCCGCCGCGAGCTGGCGGAGCTGGACGGCGGCAAGGTGCACGCGCGGCTCGTGGAGCGCCCCGACCGCCCCACCACCACCAAGACGCGCGTGGTGGCGCGGCAGCAGCAGGTGGTGCGCTTCGACCGCGAGCGCGACGACGACCTCCCGGACGAGTGCGCCGCCGAGCTGTGCGAGCACGTCCGCGCCGCCGTCGCCGCGTGCGACGCGCTGGTGCTGGAGGACTACAACAAGGGGGTCCTGGTGCCCTCCGTGATTCGCACGGCGCTCGACGCGGCGGAGGCGGCGGGGATCCCCAGCGTGGTGGACCCCAAGTTCCGCAACTTCTTCGCATTCGGCGGCGCCACCGTCTTCAAGCCCAACGCGGTCGAGCTGGGCACCGCCATGGCCACGCCCGTCCGCGCAGGCGACGACGACTGGCTGGAGAACGCTCGCACCCGGAGCGGCGCCCGCCACCTCCTCTTGACGCTGGGCGAGGACGGGATGGCGTTGCGCTCGGAGGGCGGCAGCTCGTTCCGCATCCCCACGCAGGCGCGGGAGGTCTACGACGTCTCCGGCGCGGGCGACACGGTGACGGCGTTCCTGGCCGTAGCCCTGGCCGCCGGCGCGACCATCGAGGAGGCCGCCGTCCTCGCCAATCTCGCCGCGGGGATCGAGGTGGGCAAACCCGGCGTCGCCACCGTCTCGCCGGACGAGCTACGCGCGATGCTCGACCCGCAGGCGCACTAA
- a CDS encoding O-acetyl-ADP-ribose deacetylase → MTPKERIRITNGDITKVDVDAIVNAANTSLLGGGGVDGAIHRAAGPELVAECRMLRGCRTGEAKITRGYRLPARWVIHTVGPVWQDGSHGEDELLASAWRNSLALATERGLRTIAFPSISTGAYRFPLARAARIAMATVLTHLRENELPEEVTVVCFGDEAYQHYLTALAAAD, encoded by the coding sequence ATGACGCCCAAGGAGCGCATCCGCATCACAAACGGCGACATCACGAAGGTGGATGTGGACGCCATCGTGAACGCCGCCAACACCTCGCTGCTCGGTGGCGGCGGCGTGGACGGCGCCATTCATCGCGCGGCGGGACCGGAACTGGTCGCCGAGTGCCGCATGCTGCGCGGCTGCCGCACGGGGGAGGCCAAGATCACGCGCGGCTACAGGTTGCCCGCGCGCTGGGTGATCCACACCGTCGGGCCGGTATGGCAGGACGGGAGTCATGGTGAGGATGAATTATTGGCCTCCGCGTGGCGCAATTCTCTGGCGCTCGCCACGGAGCGGGGGCTGCGCACCATTGCATTCCCGTCGATCAGCACCGGCGCATATCGCTTCCCGCTGGCGCGAGCGGCGCGCATCGCAATGGCCACCGTGCTCACACATCTGCGCGAAAACGAGCTTCCGGAGGAGGTCACGGTGGTGTGCTTCGGCGACGAGGCATACCAGCACTACTTGACGGCACTGGCCGCCGCGGATTAA
- a CDS encoding RidA family protein encodes MTSLQKVHTDQAPAAIGPYSQAIVARGFVFTAGQIALDPVSMQLIEGDVVAQTEQVMKNLAAVLREAGSDLSAVVKTTVFLRDMNDFTAMNEVYGRHFGDHAPARSTVQAAGLPRNCAVEIECVALVLTA; translated from the coding sequence ATGACGTCTCTCCAAAAGGTCCACACCGACCAGGCGCCCGCCGCCATCGGCCCGTACAGCCAGGCCATCGTGGCCCGCGGCTTCGTCTTCACCGCCGGGCAGATCGCGCTCGACCCCGTGAGCATGCAGCTCATCGAGGGCGACGTGGTGGCGCAGACGGAGCAGGTGATGAAGAACCTGGCCGCCGTGCTGCGGGAGGCCGGCTCCGACCTGTCGGCGGTGGTCAAGACGACGGTGTTCCTGCGCGACATGAACGACTTCACGGCCATGAACGAGGTGTACGGGCGCCACTTCGGCGACCACGCCCCGGCGCGGTCCACCGTGCAGGCCGCCGGCCTCCCGCGCAACTGCGCGGTGGAGATCGAGTGCGTGGCGCTGGTGCTCACCGCCTGA
- a CDS encoding phosphomannomutase/phosphoglucomutase: MANPHIFRQYDIRGVVGPDVTVEVAEQIGRAFASLAIRRLGKPRPTLALGRDNRLTSEDLAAGVRRGMVAAGVHVVDVGLVPTPVHSFAVYHGELDGGLQVTGSHNPPQYNGFKMTLGGSIYGDSIQEVRRMIEESDYESGEGSVENRDVMDDYVRYIAERFTIGRKLKVVVDCGNGTGSIVAERLLTALGGNVEVIPIFCESDGTFPNHHPDPVVDKNLVDIIARVKAEGADLGVAFDGDADRIGAIDDRGEIVRGDTLLLLYGLDLIQRRGPGQKVVFDVKCSQLLPEMLEKVGGVPVMNATGHSLIKKRMKEEGSLLSGELSGHIMFGDNYFGYDDALYGAVLLIDIVARQGRPLSEWIAEFPVFVSTAELRYPATEETKFAIVARATAHFRANHEVIDVDGARVLFGDGWGLIRASNTEPVLVARYEAKTPERLEQIRSEMEGWLAGEGIGGPSVGH; the protein is encoded by the coding sequence ATGGCCAATCCGCACATCTTCCGTCAGTACGACATCCGCGGCGTCGTAGGTCCCGACGTTACCGTGGAGGTGGCCGAGCAGATCGGCCGCGCCTTCGCCAGCCTCGCCATCCGCCGCCTGGGCAAGCCCCGGCCGACGCTGGCGCTGGGGCGCGACAACCGCCTCACCTCCGAAGACCTCGCCGCCGGCGTGCGCCGCGGGATGGTGGCCGCCGGCGTGCACGTGGTAGACGTGGGCCTGGTGCCCACCCCCGTGCACTCCTTCGCGGTCTACCACGGCGAGCTGGACGGCGGGCTGCAGGTGACGGGGTCGCACAACCCGCCTCAGTACAACGGCTTCAAGATGACGCTCGGCGGCTCCATCTACGGCGACTCCATCCAGGAGGTGCGCCGCATGATCGAGGAGAGCGACTACGAGAGCGGGGAAGGGAGCGTGGAGAACCGCGACGTGATGGACGACTACGTCCGCTACATCGCGGAGCGCTTCACCATCGGGCGCAAGCTCAAGGTGGTGGTGGACTGCGGCAACGGCACCGGCTCCATCGTGGCCGAGCGCCTGCTGACGGCGCTGGGCGGCAACGTGGAGGTGATCCCCATCTTCTGCGAGTCGGACGGAACCTTCCCCAACCACCACCCTGACCCGGTGGTGGACAAGAACCTGGTGGACATCATCGCCCGCGTGAAGGCGGAGGGCGCGGACCTGGGCGTGGCCTTCGACGGCGACGCGGACCGCATCGGCGCCATCGACGACCGCGGCGAGATCGTGCGCGGCGACACGCTCCTCCTGCTCTACGGCCTGGACCTGATCCAGCGCCGCGGGCCGGGGCAGAAGGTGGTGTTCGACGTGAAGTGCTCGCAACTCCTTCCCGAGATGCTGGAAAAGGTGGGCGGCGTGCCGGTGATGAACGCCACCGGCCACTCGCTGATCAAGAAGCGGATGAAGGAGGAGGGGTCGCTGCTCTCGGGCGAGCTTTCGGGCCACATCATGTTCGGCGACAACTACTTCGGCTACGACGACGCCCTCTACGGCGCCGTCCTGCTGATCGACATCGTCGCCCGTCAGGGTCGCCCGCTGAGCGAGTGGATCGCCGAGTTCCCGGTCTTCGTTTCCACCGCCGAGCTGCGCTACCCGGCCACCGAGGAGACCAAGTTCGCCATCGTAGCGCGCGCCACCGCGCACTTCCGCGCGAACCACGAGGTGATCGACGTGGACGGCGCCCGCGTCCTCTTCGGCGACGGGTGGGGGCTGATCCGCGCCTCCAACACGGAGCCGGTGCTGGTGGCCCGTTACGAGGCCAAGACCCCCGAGCGCCTCGAGCAGATCCGCTCCGAGATGGAAGGCTGGCTCGCCGGCGAGGGCATCGGCGGCCCCTCCGTCGGCCACTGA
- a CDS encoding isochorismatase family protein gives MKARIGWVVDAQNDFLLPPEQGGRLYVHDLFDNGQDAGATQAIPAIERAVEWMRARCDVMVFTGDWHSYADEEIDAVAPDPSRGTYPPHCMGLSDDAAEREGAQILASIHPEDPIVLSRAATPEDARAAARRAVATRRPIFIHKSKFDVFEGNRATDDLIRALREELKKPVEVFVAGVARDVCVKQAVEGMLAPQRALPVTLITDATWGLGIEKEEESLARWLASGAALMTTAGLAMRDS, from the coding sequence ATGAAGGCGCGCATCGGCTGGGTGGTGGACGCGCAGAACGACTTCCTTCTGCCGCCGGAGCAGGGAGGGCGCCTGTACGTCCACGACCTCTTCGACAACGGCCAGGACGCGGGCGCCACGCAGGCGATCCCCGCCATCGAGCGCGCGGTGGAGTGGATGCGCGCCCGCTGCGACGTCATGGTCTTCACGGGCGACTGGCACTCGTACGCGGACGAGGAGATCGACGCCGTCGCGCCCGATCCGTCGCGCGGCACCTATCCGCCGCACTGCATGGGCCTCTCCGACGACGCGGCCGAGCGGGAAGGCGCGCAGATCCTCGCCTCCATCCATCCCGAGGACCCGATCGTCCTCTCCCGCGCCGCCACCCCCGAAGACGCCAGGGCCGCGGCGCGCCGCGCGGTGGCGACGCGCAGGCCCATCTTCATCCACAAGAGCAAGTTCGACGTGTTCGAGGGGAACCGCGCCACCGACGACCTCATCCGCGCCCTTCGCGAGGAGCTGAAGAAGCCGGTGGAGGTGTTCGTGGCCGGCGTGGCGCGCGACGTGTGCGTCAAGCAGGCGGTGGAGGGGATGCTGGCGCCTCAGCGAGCCCTCCCCGTGACCCTGATCACCGACGCGACGTGGGGGCTGGGGATCGAAAAGGAAGAGGAGAGCCTGGCGCGATGGCTCGCGTCCGGAGCGGCCCTCATGACCACGGCGGGACTTGCCATGCGCGACTCATGA
- the nadE gene encoding NAD(+) synthase, with protein sequence MTATNADSATRREVPATLRIDAEAELAAMAEWLAGVVRGAGMRRVVMGLSGGVDSAVAAMVAARALGPENVVLLSMPYGSGRHAASAPASLNDARAVAERLPEAEWRTIDIAAAVDASAAASGLHEVLAADPANVRAVLALGNLKARHRAVTLYTFANMAGDTLVLGTENRTENLLGYFTIHGDAASDIEVLSPFLKTEVWQLAEASGVPSVVVNKAPSADLWPGQTDESELGFTYAEADQVLAHYWPAFGAARARGESTPEGIPESVVAAVLARVDATAWKRAAKPVYPGRSAR encoded by the coding sequence ATGACCGCAACGAACGCAGACTCCGCTACCCGTCGCGAGGTCCCCGCCACGCTCCGCATCGATGCGGAGGCGGAGCTGGCGGCGATGGCGGAGTGGCTGGCCGGCGTGGTGCGAGGGGCGGGGATGCGGCGGGTGGTGATGGGGCTCTCGGGGGGTGTGGACAGCGCCGTTGCGGCCATGGTGGCGGCGCGCGCGCTCGGCCCGGAGAACGTCGTGCTGCTGTCGATGCCGTACGGCAGCGGACGCCATGCGGCATCGGCGCCGGCGTCGCTCAACGATGCGCGCGCCGTGGCCGAGCGCCTGCCGGAGGCGGAGTGGCGGACGATCGACATCGCTGCGGCGGTGGATGCGTCGGCGGCGGCGTCGGGGCTGCACGAGGTGCTCGCGGCCGATCCGGCCAACGTGCGCGCGGTGCTGGCGCTGGGAAACCTCAAGGCCCGCCATCGCGCCGTCACGCTCTACACCTTCGCCAACATGGCAGGCGACACGCTCGTCCTGGGCACCGAGAACCGCACCGAGAACCTCCTGGGCTACTTCACCATCCACGGCGACGCGGCGAGTGACATCGAGGTCCTCTCGCCGTTCCTGAAGACGGAGGTGTGGCAGCTCGCGGAGGCGTCCGGCGTCCCATCCGTCGTAGTCAACAAGGCGCCCTCCGCCGACCTGTGGCCGGGGCAGACCGACGAGAGCGAGCTCGGCTTCACCTACGCAGAGGCGGACCAGGTGCTCGCGCACTACTGGCCGGCCTTCGGCGCCGCCCGCGCGCGCGGCGAGAGCACTCCCGAGGGCATCCCCGAGTCCGTCGTCGCGGCGGTGCTGGCGCGCGTGGACGCCACCGCGTGGAAGCGCGCCGCGAAGCCCGTGTACCCGGGCCGGAGCGCGCGATGA
- a CDS encoding NUDIX domain-containing protein: MGDGAEVRGVDPGGDPPEWALEYDAREYPRHAVTGDAVALALGREGGATQLQALVVVRGGEPFAGLDAWPGGFMDWAGDRDSREAALRELREETGCPAPEHVEPLGSYSTNGRDPRQFAGARDPETGEWVSRGSRVTTNAYLMLVRRDGGGFDPQHGDDATDARWEDVYTYFPWEDLRSADGRAAAQSALRALDEWARGQGGDRAERVEFAWGFGLREWNEERVSERLALLREAGLVEEAHRDTWGRVTGDGAKAFGRPMAFDHREIMADALGRLRGKIKYLPAALMALLGAEFTLDELQAGCEVIAGRPLHRANFRRAVAAAKDDRATRAPRIVQGTGKRRTRDTGGPGVPPELFRFREDTLRARLETSIRFPWLPLEGGEDSSAATGEA; encoded by the coding sequence ATGGGGGATGGTGCGGAGGTGCGCGGGGTGGACCCGGGGGGCGACCCGCCGGAGTGGGCGCTGGAGTACGATGCGCGCGAATATCCGCGCCACGCCGTCACGGGTGACGCGGTCGCCCTGGCGCTGGGCCGCGAAGGGGGCGCCACGCAGCTCCAGGCGCTCGTGGTGGTGCGCGGCGGCGAGCCGTTCGCGGGGCTGGATGCGTGGCCCGGCGGCTTCATGGACTGGGCCGGCGACCGCGACTCGCGCGAGGCCGCCCTTCGCGAGCTGCGCGAGGAGACCGGGTGCCCGGCGCCCGAGCACGTGGAGCCGCTCGGCAGCTACAGCACCAACGGCCGCGACCCGCGCCAGTTCGCCGGCGCGCGCGATCCCGAGACGGGCGAGTGGGTCTCGCGTGGCTCACGCGTCACCACGAACGCCTATCTGATGCTGGTGCGGCGTGACGGCGGCGGCTTCGACCCCCAGCACGGCGACGACGCCACGGACGCGCGCTGGGAGGACGTCTACACGTATTTCCCCTGGGAAGACCTGCGCTCCGCGGACGGCCGGGCCGCGGCGCAATCCGCGTTGCGCGCGCTCGATGAATGGGCGCGCGGCCAGGGCGGCGACCGGGCGGAGCGGGTGGAGTTCGCCTGGGGTTTCGGGCTGCGCGAGTGGAACGAGGAGCGCGTCTCCGAGCGCCTCGCCTTGCTGCGGGAGGCGGGGCTGGTGGAGGAGGCGCATCGCGACACCTGGGGCCGCGTCACTGGTGACGGCGCGAAGGCGTTCGGCCGGCCGATGGCGTTCGACCACCGCGAGATCATGGCCGACGCGCTGGGTCGTCTGCGCGGCAAGATCAAGTACCTCCCCGCGGCGCTGATGGCGTTGCTGGGCGCCGAGTTCACGCTCGACGAGCTTCAAGCGGGCTGCGAAGTCATCGCGGGCCGTCCGCTGCACCGAGCCAACTTCCGGCGCGCCGTGGCCGCCGCCAAGGATGACCGCGCCACGCGCGCCCCGCGCATTGTACAGGGCACGGGAAAGCGGCGCACGCGCGACACGGGCGGTCCCGGCGTCCCGCCCGAGCTCTTCCGCTTCCGCGAAGACACGCTGCGCGCGCGCCTGGAGACCTCGATCCGCTTCCCCTGGCTGCCTCTGGAGGGCGGGGAAGACTCATCCGCCGCGACCGGGGAAGCTTGA
- a CDS encoding response regulator, with amino-acid sequence MSRRVLVIDDEDDIREVAQLALEAVAGWEVSSASSGAEGLRLAAEHMPDAILLDVMMPEMDGPSTFRALRAQPATAEIPVILLTAKVQATDRTRFQDLGVNGVLTKPFDPMELARQIEEVLGW; translated from the coding sequence ATGAGCAGACGTGTTCTGGTGATCGACGACGAGGACGACATCCGCGAGGTGGCGCAGCTCGCTCTGGAGGCGGTCGCCGGCTGGGAGGTCTCCAGCGCCAGCTCCGGCGCCGAGGGCCTCCGCCTCGCCGCCGAGCACATGCCCGACGCGATCCTGCTGGACGTGATGATGCCGGAGATGGACGGCCCCTCCACCTTTCGGGCGTTGCGCGCGCAGCCCGCGACCGCGGAGATCCCCGTGATCCTCCTGACCGCCAAGGTGCAGGCCACGGACCGCACGCGGTTTCAGGATCTGGGGGTGAACGGCGTCCTCACCAAGCCGTTCGATCCGATGGAGCTGGCGCGGCAGATTGAGGAGGTGCTGGGGTGGTGA